AAGTATAGCTGAATAATATATATTACTCGACTTTTTAGCGAAGAAAGGGAGCATCAAAATGGTTATCCCCATAGGTTTTGATAAAAATTTGGCATTATTCCTTGCAGATTGCTGTCTCCAGGCATACAATCAGTTTAACTGCAAAGGAACTTTTGATGTGCCCGGAGGTTATACTCTGGTTGATTCCATAGTGGCTGCGCCCGCCAGGACAAATGATTTGTACGGCTTCATTATAGAATCCGACCACAGCATAATAATCTCCTTCAGAGGAAGCAAATCCAACCCCGATTGGATTGCCGATGCGACAATATCGCAGACTTATTTCCCTTATACCCGTATTAAGCTTGGTATCCATTCGGGTTTTGCGGCTATATATAACGCCTGCAGGCAGCAGATAATGGATGTGTTAAACACTCTGAGCAGCTCAAAACAACTTTTCATCACTGGCCACAGCCTGGGAGGAGCCCTTGCGATACTTTGCTCTCTGGATGCAGCTGCCAACACAGTCTATAATAACCCGGTC
This genomic stretch from Clostridia bacterium harbors:
- a CDS encoding lipase family protein; its protein translation is MVIPIGFDKNLALFLADCCLQAYNQFNCKGTFDVPGGYTLVDSIVAAPARTNDLYGFIIESDHSIIISFRGSKSNPDWIADATISQTYFPYTRIKLGIHSGFAAIYNACRQQIMDVLNTLSSSKQLFITGHSLGGALAILCSLDAAANTVYNNPVMYNFGSPRVGNSKFVEIYNEVIDNSVRIVNTNDVVPLLPPAVVHPPLSNELLYYRHVKDLLTIAVQTGSILRNHLVENYVNGLMAMGNGQ